In Methylococcus geothermalis, one genomic interval encodes:
- a CDS encoding DedA family protein, giving the protein MSFESLITEYGFPALIAGLLLEGETVLLIAGFLVGRGYFSFHHIVLLAFVVTLAADQGYFWLGYKHGDALLRRFPSLAPAVERASTLLHRYHSYFIFGFRFFYGLRVVTPILIGMSRFSPARYATVNVIAVGVWAVVTTGLGLVFGKAIAGMIDDLRQYESLLVGGLFIIGSGLALYRWRHIGDRNDVDHPPDS; this is encoded by the coding sequence ATGTCTTTCGAATCGCTGATAACCGAGTACGGCTTCCCGGCCCTCATCGCCGGGCTGCTCCTGGAGGGCGAAACCGTCCTGTTGATCGCGGGATTTTTGGTGGGACGCGGCTATTTTTCCTTCCACCATATTGTGCTGCTGGCCTTCGTCGTGACGCTCGCGGCGGATCAGGGCTACTTCTGGCTGGGTTACAAGCACGGAGATGCGCTGTTGCGTCGTTTCCCGTCCCTGGCGCCGGCGGTGGAACGGGCATCGACGCTGCTCCATCGCTACCATTCCTACTTCATCTTCGGCTTCCGCTTCTTCTACGGCCTGCGGGTGGTGACGCCCATCCTGATCGGCATGAGCCGGTTCTCGCCGGCCCGCTACGCCACGGTCAACGTGATCGCCGTGGGGGTCTGGGCGGTGGTAACGACGGGGCTGGGACTGGTGTTCGGCAAAGCCATCGCCGGCATGATCGACGATCTGCGCCAGTACGAATCCCTGCTGGTCGGCGGGCTGTTCATCATCGGTTCGGGCCTGGCTCTCTACCGATGGCGGCATATCGGCGACCGCAACGATGTAGACCACCCCCCCGACAGCTGA
- a CDS encoding DUF6763 family protein yields MNSEADPIVGNWYRHLDKGQSFTVVAIDDDARTVEIQHFDGDLEEIDLDTWYLLPIELIEEPENWSGPMDVAELDDLGGTEITDTLPEDWSEPLEEVVKQEERPLEEMSEEAGEEEVLFEEEGPEMIPLEAEPAAEMPEKTEEEERAKGGGTAYSEDE; encoded by the coding sequence ATGAACTCCGAAGCTGATCCGATCGTCGGCAACTGGTACCGGCATCTGGACAAGGGGCAGTCGTTTACTGTCGTCGCCATCGACGACGACGCCCGCACCGTCGAAATCCAGCATTTCGACGGCGACCTGGAAGAGATCGACCTCGACACTTGGTACCTGCTTCCGATCGAACTCATCGAAGAACCCGAAAACTGGAGCGGTCCGATGGACGTCGCCGAGCTGGACGATCTCGGCGGCACCGAGATTACCGACACGCTCCCCGAGGACTGGTCGGAACCGCTGGAAGAAGTGGTCAAACAGGAAGAGCGGCCGCTGGAAGAGATGTCGGAAGAAGCCGGGGAAGAAGAAGTCCTGTTCGAGGAAGAAGGGCCCGAGATGATACCGCTGGAGGCCGAGCCGGCGGCGGAAATGCCCGAAAAAACCGAGGAAGAGGAGCGGGCGAAGGGAGGCGGAACCGCCTATTCGGAAGACGAATAG
- a CDS encoding AAA family ATPase — MNATPQSSAAPVSNAQRDLQRLRTYLNAQIIGQSDLVDAMLIALLADGHMLVEGAPGLAKTRAIHVLSRGVEADFQRIQFTPDLLPADLTGTEIYRPQEGSFHFQPGPLFHNLVLADEINRSPAKVQSALLEAMAERQITVGNKTYPLPGLFLVMATQNPIEQEGTYPLPEAQLDRFLMYVRIGYPSADQEKTILHLVRGEARQPQRKTADAMAPVSQQTLFAAREEVLGVYMAEALEDYLLQLILATREPARYGDSLARWILYGASPRATLALDRCARARAWLDGRDYVTPDDIQALAPCILRHRLILSYEAEAEGIATDHVVKDLLRRVAVP, encoded by the coding sequence ATGAATGCTACTCCCCAATCCTCGGCCGCGCCGGTTTCCAATGCGCAGAGGGACCTTCAGCGGCTCCGGACCTATCTCAACGCCCAGATCATCGGCCAAAGCGATCTGGTCGACGCCATGCTCATCGCCCTGCTGGCGGACGGCCACATGCTGGTCGAAGGCGCGCCGGGCCTGGCGAAGACGCGGGCCATCCACGTCTTGAGCCGCGGCGTGGAAGCCGATTTCCAGCGCATCCAGTTCACACCCGACCTGCTGCCGGCGGACCTGACAGGCACCGAAATCTACCGCCCCCAGGAGGGTTCGTTCCACTTCCAGCCGGGTCCGCTGTTCCACAATCTGGTGCTGGCCGACGAGATCAACCGTTCCCCGGCCAAGGTTCAGTCGGCCCTGCTCGAAGCCATGGCGGAACGGCAGATCACGGTGGGCAACAAGACCTATCCGCTGCCCGGACTGTTCCTGGTGATGGCGACCCAGAACCCGATCGAGCAGGAAGGCACCTATCCCTTGCCGGAGGCGCAGCTCGACCGTTTCCTGATGTACGTGCGCATCGGCTATCCCAGCGCGGACCAGGAAAAGACCATCCTCCACCTGGTGCGCGGCGAGGCTCGCCAGCCGCAGCGCAAGACCGCCGACGCGATGGCGCCGGTGAGCCAGCAGACACTGTTCGCTGCGCGGGAGGAAGTGCTCGGCGTCTACATGGCCGAGGCCCTGGAGGATTACCTGTTGCAGCTCATCCTGGCCACGCGCGAGCCGGCCCGCTACGGCGATTCCCTGGCGCGCTGGATACTCTATGGTGCCAGCCCGCGCGCGACGCTGGCCCTGGACCGCTGCGCCCGCGCCCGCGCCTGGCTCGACGGCCGCGACTACGTGACTCCCGACGACATCCAGGCCCTGGCGCCGTGCATCCTGCGCCACCGCCTGATTCTGAGCTACGAGGCGGAAGCCGAAGGCATCGCCACCGACCATGTCGTCAAGGACCTGCTGCGGCGGGTGGCCGTGCCCTGA
- the hxlAB gene encoding bifunctional 3-hexulose-6-phosphate synthase/6-phospho-3-hexuloisomerase produces MTRPLIQLALDSLDRNQTLELARLTAPYVDIFEIGTPCIKHNGIEIVRELERRHPDRLILVDLKTMDAGEYEAAPFYAAGADICTVLGVSGPATIAGVVKAAQAHNAEVQVDLINVPDKAACAREAARLGAQIIGVHTGLDAQAQGQTPFADLESIARLKLPVRISVAGGINQNTASRVAKAGADIVVVGAAIYGAPCPATAARTIRELLDGAHHKFIMSKISGVLGATDKTYEARLTGLLERSRRIFVAGAGRSGLVGRFFAMRLMHGGYQAYLVGEIVTPSIQKGDLLIVISGSGETETMIAYTKKAKEQGANIALISTRDKSTIGDMADMVFRIGTPEQYGKVVGMPMGTTFELSTLVLLEATIAHIIHTKKIPEEQMRTRHANLE; encoded by the coding sequence ATGACAAGACCACTCATTCAGTTGGCCCTGGATTCGCTGGATCGCAACCAGACCCTCGAACTTGCGCGCCTCACGGCGCCTTACGTCGACATCTTCGAGATCGGCACGCCCTGCATCAAGCACAACGGGATCGAAATCGTCCGCGAGCTCGAGCGTCGTCATCCGGACCGGCTCATCCTGGTCGATCTCAAGACCATGGACGCCGGCGAATACGAGGCTGCGCCGTTCTATGCCGCGGGCGCAGACATCTGCACCGTGCTCGGGGTGTCGGGACCTGCGACCATCGCCGGCGTGGTCAAGGCGGCTCAGGCGCACAACGCGGAAGTCCAGGTCGATCTCATCAACGTGCCGGACAAGGCCGCTTGCGCGCGCGAGGCTGCCAGGCTCGGCGCGCAGATCATCGGCGTGCATACCGGCCTCGACGCCCAGGCCCAAGGCCAGACGCCATTCGCCGATCTCGAGAGCATCGCCCGCCTGAAGCTGCCGGTGAGGATCTCCGTCGCCGGCGGCATCAACCAGAACACCGCCTCGCGGGTCGCCAAGGCGGGTGCGGACATCGTCGTGGTCGGCGCGGCGATTTACGGCGCGCCTTGTCCGGCCACGGCCGCGCGCACGATCCGCGAGTTGCTGGACGGCGCCCACCACAAATTCATCATGTCGAAGATCAGCGGCGTGCTCGGCGCGACCGACAAGACCTACGAGGCTCGCCTGACCGGCTTGCTCGAACGTTCGCGCCGCATCTTCGTCGCCGGCGCCGGTCGTTCGGGGCTGGTCGGCCGGTTCTTCGCCATGCGCCTGATGCACGGGGGCTATCAGGCCTACCTCGTCGGTGAAATCGTCACTCCCAGCATCCAGAAAGGCGATCTCCTGATCGTGATCTCCGGTTCGGGCGAAACCGAGACCATGATCGCCTACACCAAGAAAGCCAAGGAACAGGGGGCCAACATCGCGCTGATTTCCACCCGCGACAAGTCCACGATCGGCGACATGGCGGACATGGTGTTCCGGATCGGCACCCCCGAGCAGTACGGCAAGGTCGTCGGCATGCCGATGGGCACCACCTTCGAGCTTTCCACCCTGGTGCTGCTCGAAGCCACGATCGCCCACATCATCCATACCAAGAAGATCCCGGAAGAGCAGATGCGGACGCGCCACGCCAATCTGGAATAG
- a CDS encoding ribulose bisphosphate carboxylase small subunit has protein sequence MSEMQDYKSSLSDSGSRKFETFSYLPPMDAAKIRRQVEYIVSRGWNPAVEHTEPENAFDHYWYMWKLPMFGETDVDAILAEAEACHKAHPHNHVRLVGYDNLKQSQGAAMVIYRGSAV, from the coding sequence ATGAGCGAAATGCAAGACTACAAATCCAGCCTGTCCGATAGCGGCTCGCGCAAGTTCGAGACCTTCTCTTACCTGCCGCCGATGGACGCGGCGAAGATCCGCCGGCAGGTGGAGTACATCGTCAGCCGCGGCTGGAACCCGGCCGTGGAGCACACCGAACCGGAGAACGCGTTCGATCACTACTGGTACATGTGGAAGCTGCCGATGTTCGGCGAGACCGATGTCGACGCCATCCTGGCCGAAGCCGAGGCCTGCCACAAGGCGCACCCACACAACCACGTCCGCCTGGTCGGCTACGACAACCTCAAGCAGAGCCAGGGCGCGGCCATGGTGATCTATCGGGGGTCGGCGGTCTGA
- the pyrE gene encoding orotate phosphoribosyltransferase, translating to MQTYQKEFIDFVLGCEVLRFGDFTLKSGRQSPYFFNAGLFDTGARLGRLGEFYAQTLTSGGIRADVLYGPAYKGIPLVAATAIALARASGEEIPYAFNRKEAKDHGEGGTLVGAPLHGDVLIVDDVITAGTSVRESIEIIRGAGATPCGVLIALDREEIGQSGKSAVQEVRDSLGIPVHAIVGFRHLIEYLRSSGRAEELGALEVYRNRYGTA from the coding sequence ATGCAAACCTATCAGAAAGAGTTCATCGATTTCGTCCTCGGCTGTGAGGTGCTTCGCTTCGGCGATTTCACCCTCAAATCCGGCCGGCAGAGTCCGTATTTCTTCAACGCCGGACTGTTCGACACGGGCGCCCGGCTGGGCAGGCTGGGCGAGTTCTACGCCCAGACCCTGACCTCGGGCGGCATCCGCGCCGACGTGCTGTATGGCCCGGCCTACAAAGGCATCCCCCTGGTCGCCGCCACCGCCATCGCCCTGGCCAGGGCCAGCGGAGAAGAAATCCCCTACGCCTTCAACCGCAAGGAGGCGAAAGACCATGGCGAAGGCGGCACCCTCGTCGGCGCACCGCTGCACGGCGACGTGCTGATCGTCGACGACGTCATCACCGCCGGCACTTCGGTGCGCGAGTCGATCGAGATCATTCGCGGCGCCGGCGCCACGCCGTGCGGCGTCTTGATCGCTCTGGACCGCGAGGAGATCGGCCAGTCGGGCAAGTCCGCCGTGCAGGAAGTGCGGGACAGCCTTGGGATTCCGGTCCATGCCATCGTCGGTTTCCGCCACCTCATCGAGTACTTGCGCAGCTCTGGCCGGGCCGAGGAGCTGGGGGCGCTGGAGGTCTACCGCAACCGATACGGCACCGCTTGA
- a CDS encoding ribonuclease Z, with translation MKPVFHPALVNGPRGDPAVYVDFLFEKRAVLFDLGDICALPVRKILRLSDVFVSHAHMDHFVGFDRLLRLCLGRDRRIRMFGPVGFLAQVEHKLSAYTWNLVGNYVTDVSFEVTEVLTETLGRRASFRCRTAFRREAETELPIENRRLLDELNLAVEFAVLDHATPCLAFALREKRHLNVWKNRLAELGLEPGAWVHDLKHALLTGQHEDTPIRAMRRDGGCLGEADYRLGELARSIVHVSAGQKAAYVTDAVYHEENAGRIVALASGADQFFIEAVFGDELKERAARKYHLTARQAGTIARRAGVKFPTPFHFSPIYQGREFELEREFWQAFHTAQPVADSNWLDQGESEPAEERDIARDRLFNTLSGSTK, from the coding sequence GTGAAACCGGTCTTCCATCCCGCCCTGGTGAACGGCCCCCGTGGGGACCCGGCGGTCTACGTGGATTTCCTGTTCGAGAAGCGCGCGGTGCTGTTCGATCTCGGCGATATATGCGCGTTGCCGGTCCGCAAGATTCTGCGCCTGAGCGATGTGTTCGTATCCCATGCCCACATGGATCACTTCGTCGGATTCGACCGGCTGCTACGGCTGTGCCTGGGGCGCGATCGCCGCATCCGCATGTTCGGGCCGGTGGGTTTCCTGGCCCAGGTCGAGCACAAACTCTCGGCTTATACCTGGAATCTGGTGGGAAACTACGTCACCGATGTCTCCTTCGAGGTGACCGAGGTGCTGACCGAAACCCTCGGGCGCAGGGCATCGTTTCGCTGCCGCACCGCCTTTCGCCGGGAAGCGGAAACCGAACTTCCGATAGAAAATCGCCGGCTGCTGGACGAGCTCAATCTGGCGGTCGAATTTGCGGTCCTGGACCATGCAACGCCGTGCCTCGCGTTCGCCTTGCGGGAAAAACGCCACCTCAACGTGTGGAAAAACCGCCTGGCGGAACTCGGCCTGGAGCCGGGCGCCTGGGTGCACGACCTCAAGCACGCCTTGCTGACGGGGCAGCATGAAGACACGCCGATCCGGGCGATGAGGCGTGACGGAGGTTGTTTAGGGGAGGCGGACTATCGGCTGGGGGAACTGGCCCGATCCATCGTGCATGTCTCGGCGGGGCAGAAAGCGGCCTATGTCACCGACGCCGTCTATCACGAGGAGAACGCAGGGCGCATAGTGGCACTGGCATCGGGTGCCGACCAGTTCTTCATCGAGGCGGTGTTCGGCGACGAACTCAAGGAGCGCGCGGCCCGGAAGTACCACCTCACTGCCCGCCAGGCCGGAACCATCGCACGTAGGGCCGGCGTCAAATTCCCCACGCCGTTTCATTTTTCGCCGATCTACCAGGGGCGGGAGTTCGAGCTGGAGCGGGAGTTCTGGCAAGCTTTCCACACGGCACAGCCCGTGGCGGACTCCAATTGGCTTGACCAAGGCGAGTCGGAGCCGGCTGAGGAGCGCGACATTGCCCGCGACAGGCTCTTCAATACCCTATCTGGGTCGACTAAATAA
- the nhaD gene encoding sodium:proton antiporter NhaD, translating to MLSLSLSQRRHLRELSPTRIRFPVLAACALFIGAPKLCLAGDHGPVGPLDLTRHWAGYLAVLIFFLAYFLAMAEEVTELRKSKPMVFAASAIWGLVAAVYVGSGMPEQAGEAFRASLLTYAELLLFILVSMTYLNAMEDLDVFEALRCWLLGKGYSYRQLFWLTGILAFMISSVCNNLTTALLMGAVVMALGKDCPRFVTLSCINIVVAANAGGSFSPFGDITTLLIWQKGKVPFVDFFHLLIPSIVNFALPAACMFPFLPRQRPAAVDKRIPIKTGGRPIIVLFLLTIVTAVGFENLLHLPPAAGMMAGLTYLKFYSFYLQKKTAPQTPDPDELVAQGEPIGEADEFDIFKKVSRLEWDTLLFFYGVMLSMGGLSFIGYLEDISEFLYADPDRTTFANILVGIASAFIDNGTIMLAVLSMDPHISQGQWLLVTLTAGVGGSLLAIGSAAGVGLLGQTKGYYSFGAHLKWGPVILLGYFASIGAHFLINRSYF from the coding sequence ATGCTGTCCCTCTCCCTGTCCCAACGGCGCCATCTGCGTGAGCTTTCCCCGACGCGCATACGGTTCCCAGTTCTGGCGGCATGCGCCCTTTTCATCGGCGCGCCGAAGCTTTGTCTTGCGGGCGATCACGGCCCAGTGGGCCCCTTGGACCTGACCCGGCACTGGGCCGGCTACCTTGCCGTGCTGATTTTCTTCCTCGCCTATTTCCTCGCCATGGCCGAGGAGGTGACGGAACTTCGGAAGTCCAAGCCGATGGTGTTCGCCGCCAGCGCGATCTGGGGCCTGGTCGCGGCGGTTTACGTGGGCAGCGGCATGCCGGAGCAGGCCGGCGAGGCGTTCCGCGCTTCGCTGCTGACCTACGCGGAACTCTTGCTGTTCATCCTGGTGTCGATGACCTACCTCAACGCCATGGAAGACCTCGACGTGTTCGAGGCCCTGCGCTGCTGGCTGCTGGGCAAGGGATACAGTTACCGGCAACTGTTCTGGCTGACCGGCATCCTCGCCTTCATGATTTCCTCGGTATGCAACAACCTGACCACGGCCCTCCTGATGGGCGCGGTCGTCATGGCGCTGGGCAAGGACTGTCCGCGCTTCGTCACGCTTTCCTGCATCAACATCGTCGTTGCGGCCAACGCCGGCGGATCGTTCAGCCCCTTCGGCGACATCACCACCCTGCTGATCTGGCAGAAGGGCAAGGTGCCCTTCGTGGATTTCTTCCATCTCCTGATTCCGTCAATCGTCAATTTTGCCTTGCCCGCGGCCTGCATGTTCCCGTTCCTCCCCCGCCAGCGGCCGGCCGCGGTAGATAAAAGGATTCCGATCAAGACCGGCGGGCGCCCCATCATCGTGCTGTTCCTGCTGACCATCGTCACCGCGGTGGGCTTCGAAAACCTCCTGCATCTCCCACCCGCCGCCGGCATGATGGCGGGGCTGACCTACCTGAAGTTCTACAGCTTCTACCTGCAGAAGAAGACCGCGCCCCAAACCCCGGACCCGGACGAACTCGTCGCTCAGGGCGAACCGATCGGGGAGGCGGACGAATTCGACATCTTCAAGAAAGTATCCCGGCTGGAATGGGACACCTTGCTGTTCTTCTACGGTGTGATGTTGAGCATGGGCGGGCTGAGCTTCATCGGCTATCTGGAAGACATCTCCGAATTCCTCTACGCCGATCCGGACCGGACCACCTTTGCCAACATCCTCGTCGGCATCGCCTCGGCATTCATCGACAACGGCACCATCATGCTGGCGGTACTCTCCATGGACCCGCACATCTCGCAGGGCCAATGGCTGCTGGTGACCCTCACAGCCGGCGTGGGAGGCAGCCTCCTCGCCATCGGCTCGGCCGCCGGGGTCGGCTTGCTTGGCCAAACCAAGGGTTACTACTCCTTCGGCGCCCACCTGAAATGGGGACCGGTGATCCTGCTGGGCTATTTCGCCAGCATCGGCGCACACTTCTTGATCAACCGGTCGTACTTCTAG
- a CDS encoding DUF4124 domain-containing protein: protein MVRGAHPIARTGNALPARALGLALWGALALPGAAMAATYKWVDEQGNVHYSDSVPPEQTRQKHFRLDAQGRQIEVIEGAKSPEMLQREQMLRRLRAETAGLIEEQRNRDMALLRTYASEEDMRLALNDQIVQSDASVLILKKYRARHADILRTQEKRAAEMERQGQAVAAQVLKAIEDERRRIADYEDKIRVLEDKKRIIEDRFSRDMERFRALKAEQVRSSHGALGEVFAADDDSGGLSAVACSSEAICLKAWALARSYVLRKADTPLAMDTERLVYTSTPLSDQDMALTLARIAGHGEETVFLDIRCRQSSLGRELCAGPKARDIRAGFRSSVEAGMGSVP, encoded by the coding sequence ATGGTCCGCGGCGCGCACCCCATCGCCCGCACCGGGAACGCGCTTCCCGCGCGGGCGCTGGGCTTGGCGCTGTGGGGCGCACTCGCCCTGCCTGGGGCCGCCATGGCGGCAACCTACAAATGGGTGGATGAACAGGGGAATGTGCATTATTCGGACAGCGTTCCGCCGGAACAAACCCGGCAGAAACATTTCCGACTCGATGCGCAGGGACGCCAGATCGAGGTCATCGAGGGCGCCAAGAGTCCGGAAATGCTGCAGCGGGAACAGATGCTGAGGCGCCTCAGAGCGGAAACGGCGGGTCTCATCGAGGAGCAGCGCAACCGCGACATGGCGTTGCTGCGAACCTACGCCAGCGAAGAGGACATGCGGCTGGCTTTGAACGACCAGATCGTCCAGAGCGACGCATCCGTCCTTATCCTGAAAAAATATCGGGCGCGGCATGCGGACATTCTGCGGACCCAGGAAAAGCGCGCTGCCGAGATGGAACGCCAGGGTCAGGCCGTCGCCGCGCAGGTCCTGAAGGCCATCGAGGACGAGCGCCGCCGGATCGCGGATTACGAAGATAAAATCCGCGTCCTCGAGGACAAGAAACGGATCATCGAGGATAGATTCAGCCGGGACATGGAGCGTTTCCGTGCGCTCAAGGCGGAGCAGGTGCGCTCGAGCCATGGCGCCCTCGGCGAAGTATTCGCGGCCGACGACGATAGCGGGGGACTCAGCGCGGTGGCGTGCTCCAGCGAGGCGATCTGCCTCAAGGCCTGGGCTCTGGCGCGCAGCTATGTCCTCCGTAAGGCCGATACGCCCCTGGCGATGGACACCGAACGCCTGGTGTACACTTCGACTCCGCTGTCGGACCAGGACATGGCCTTGACTCTGGCCCGCATTGCTGGGCACGGAGAAGAAACGGTTTTCCTGGACATCCGTTGCCGCCAGTCCAGCCTGGGCCGCGAGCTGTGCGCAGGTCCCAAGGCGCGGGACATTCGTGCCGGTTTCCGCTCCAGCGTCGAAGCGGGAATGGGCTCCGTGCCCTGA
- a CDS encoding HAD family hydrolase produces the protein MTHSDSAITGLRAAILDMDGLAIDTEATYVAAWRGAANELGIELDEDFCQSLFGCHAEAVKQRISDYAGPQFDIGRFEEIATRIWHRHVEAHGIAPMPGLENLLRFFRERNLPYALATNSEARFAGICLERSGMANLFPLIVTRDQVAQGKPAPDLYLEAARRLGLAPGQCLALEDSEAGIESAALAGTFAVLVNGRRPASSRERRFARLHLASLNEVPALWNQGTSADKAYPKAATLI, from the coding sequence ATGACACACTCTGATTCCGCCATCACTGGCCTGCGCGCGGCCATCCTGGACATGGACGGCCTCGCGATCGACACCGAAGCGACCTATGTCGCCGCCTGGCGCGGCGCCGCCAACGAGCTGGGGATCGAACTCGACGAGGACTTCTGCCAATCGCTGTTCGGCTGCCATGCCGAGGCGGTCAAGCAGCGGATCAGCGACTACGCCGGCCCGCAATTCGATATCGGCCGCTTCGAGGAAATCGCCACCCGAATCTGGCACCGGCACGTGGAGGCCCATGGCATCGCTCCGATGCCCGGCCTGGAGAATCTGTTGAGGTTTTTCCGCGAACGAAACCTGCCTTATGCGCTGGCGACCAATAGCGAAGCCCGCTTCGCCGGCATCTGCCTGGAGCGGTCGGGGATGGCGAACCTCTTCCCGCTCATCGTCACCCGCGATCAGGTCGCCCAGGGCAAACCCGCGCCGGACCTGTACCTCGAAGCCGCCCGCCGCTTGGGTTTGGCACCCGGCCAATGTCTGGCGCTGGAGGACTCGGAAGCGGGCATCGAATCCGCCGCCCTGGCAGGAACCTTCGCCGTGCTGGTCAACGGCCGGCGGCCCGCCAGCTCCCGCGAACGGCGCTTCGCCCGGCTGCATCTGGCCTCCCTGAATGAGGTGCCGGCGCTGTGGAATCAAGGAACATCGGCCGACAAGGCTTACCCCAAGGCCGCCACTCTGATATAA
- a CDS encoding form I ribulose bisphosphate carboxylase large subunit produces MAVKTYNAGVKEYRETYWDPNYTPADTDLLAVFKITPQPGVPREEAAAAVAAESSTGTWTTVWTDLLTDLDHYKGRAYRIEDVPGQDEQFYAFIAYPIDLFEEGSVVNVFTSLVGNVFGFKAVRGLRLEDIRFPIAYVMTCGGPPHGIQVERDIMNKYGRPLLGCTIKPKLGLSAKNYGRAVYECLRGGLDFTKDDENVNSQPFMRWRQRFDFVMEAIEKAEAETGERKGHYLNVTAPTPEEMYKRAEYAKEIGAPIIMHDFITGGFCANTGLANWCRNNGMLLHIHRAMHAVMDRNPNHGIHFRVFTKLLRLSGGDHLHTGTVVGKLEGDRQATLGWIDLLRERTIKEDRSRGIFFDQEWGSMPGVFAVASGGIHVWHMPALLSIFGDDAVFQFGGGTLGHPWGNAAGAAANRVALEACVEARNEGRQLEKEGKEILTEAAKSSPELKAAMETWKEIKFEFDTVDKLDVAHR; encoded by the coding sequence ATGGCTGTCAAAACGTACAACGCGGGCGTCAAGGAGTACCGCGAAACCTACTGGGACCCGAACTACACCCCCGCCGACACCGATCTGCTGGCGGTCTTCAAGATCACCCCGCAGCCGGGTGTGCCGCGCGAAGAAGCCGCCGCCGCCGTCGCCGCGGAATCCTCGACCGGCACCTGGACCACCGTCTGGACCGACCTCTTGACCGACCTCGACCATTACAAGGGCCGCGCCTACCGGATCGAGGACGTACCCGGCCAGGACGAACAGTTCTATGCCTTCATCGCCTATCCGATCGATCTGTTCGAGGAAGGCTCCGTCGTCAACGTGTTCACCTCGCTGGTGGGCAATGTGTTCGGCTTCAAGGCCGTGCGCGGCCTGCGCCTGGAAGACATCCGCTTCCCCATCGCCTACGTGATGACCTGCGGCGGCCCGCCCCACGGCATCCAGGTCGAACGCGACATCATGAACAAGTACGGCCGTCCCCTGCTCGGCTGCACCATCAAGCCCAAGCTGGGCCTGTCGGCCAAGAACTACGGCCGCGCCGTGTACGAATGCCTGCGCGGCGGCCTCGATTTCACCAAGGACGACGAGAACGTCAACAGCCAGCCGTTCATGCGCTGGCGCCAGCGCTTCGACTTCGTCATGGAAGCCATCGAGAAAGCCGAGGCCGAAACCGGCGAGCGCAAGGGCCATTATCTGAACGTGACCGCGCCGACCCCGGAAGAAATGTACAAGCGCGCGGAATACGCCAAGGAAATCGGCGCGCCCATCATCATGCACGACTTCATCACCGGCGGCTTCTGCGCCAATACCGGGCTGGCCAACTGGTGCCGCAACAACGGCATGCTGTTGCACATCCACCGCGCCATGCACGCGGTCATGGACCGCAACCCCAACCACGGCATCCATTTCCGCGTCTTCACCAAGCTGCTGCGGCTGTCCGGCGGCGATCATCTGCACACCGGCACCGTCGTCGGCAAGCTGGAAGGCGACCGCCAGGCCACCCTGGGCTGGATCGACCTGCTGCGCGAGCGCACCATCAAGGAAGATCGCTCCAGAGGCATCTTCTTCGACCAGGAATGGGGCTCCATGCCCGGCGTGTTCGCGGTCGCCTCCGGCGGCATCCACGTCTGGCACATGCCGGCGCTGCTTTCGATCTTCGGCGACGACGCGGTATTCCAATTCGGCGGCGGCACCCTGGGCCATCCCTGGGGCAATGCGGCCGGCGCCGCGGCCAACCGCGTGGCGCTGGAGGCCTGTGTCGAGGCGCGCAACGAAGGCCGCCAGCTCGAGAAGGAAGGCAAGGAAATCCTGACCGAAGCCGCCAAGAGCAGCCCGGAACTCAAGGCCGCGATGGAGACCTGGAAGGAAATCAAGTTCGAGTTCGACACGGTCGACAAGCTCGACGTGGCCCACCGGTAA